From one Streptomyces sp. NBC_01478 genomic stretch:
- a CDS encoding cupin domain-containing protein, translating into MSGPELEFHRPDGPWRAPAGAGPGVEECVLAEDPESGRRTALVRWAPGTDSSAAGVALHDVWEEVYLVEGAMHDLTLDRTFTAGMYACRPPGMPHGPWTSADGVTMLVITYP; encoded by the coding sequence ATGAGCGGGCCCGAGCTGGAGTTCCACCGCCCCGACGGACCCTGGCGCGCGCCGGCCGGCGCCGGACCCGGCGTCGAGGAGTGCGTCCTGGCCGAGGACCCCGAGAGCGGCCGGCGCACCGCGCTCGTCCGGTGGGCGCCGGGCACGGACTCCTCGGCGGCGGGCGTGGCCCTGCACGACGTATGGGAGGAGGTCTATCTCGTCGAGGGAGCGATGCACGACCTGACGCTGGACCGGACCTTCACGGCAGGCATGTACGCCTGCCGTCCGCCGGGCATGCCGCACGGGCCGTGGACCTCGGCGGACGGGGTGACCATGCTCGTGATCACCTATCCCTGA
- a CDS encoding phosphatidylinositol-specific phospholipase C/glycerophosphodiester phosphodiesterase family protein — protein sequence MALITRRRALTAFGATLAAVLAPPAGSAFAGEQGRRPRPLWRAHAHNDYEHPRPLFDALDHRFGSVEADIFLVGDQLLIGHDATELDPSRTLESLYLDPLAALVKANHGSVYRGWDKPLQLLIDIKTEGSSTYLELDRHLLRYRHLFTTYAHGRVHQGAVTNVISGDRAARTPMEAQTVRRAFYDGRLTDLGSAAPASFVSLISDNWQTNFTWLGDGAFPDAERQKLRTIVGQAHAAGQTVRFWNTPDVAGPARDALWGELFAAGVDFLNTDDLAGLEAFLDARRTV from the coding sequence ATGGCCCTCATCACCCGTCGCAGAGCCCTCACCGCGTTCGGCGCCACCCTCGCGGCCGTCCTCGCCCCGCCCGCGGGCAGCGCGTTCGCCGGCGAACAAGGGCGCCGCCCGCGGCCGTTGTGGCGCGCCCACGCCCACAACGACTACGAACACCCCCGCCCGCTCTTCGACGCCCTCGACCACCGCTTCGGCAGCGTCGAGGCCGACATCTTCCTCGTCGGCGACCAACTCCTCATCGGTCACGACGCGACCGAACTCGACCCGAGCCGCACGCTCGAATCCCTCTACCTCGACCCGCTCGCCGCCCTCGTGAAGGCCAACCACGGCTCGGTGTACCGGGGTTGGGACAAGCCGCTCCAACTCCTGATCGACATCAAGACCGAGGGCTCCTCGACCTACCTCGAACTCGACCGCCATCTCCTGCGCTACCGGCACCTGTTCACGACCTACGCCCACGGACGCGTGCACCAGGGGGCCGTCACCAACGTGATCTCCGGCGACCGCGCGGCCCGTACGCCGATGGAGGCACAGACCGTACGACGCGCCTTTTACGACGGCCGGCTCACCGACCTCGGCAGCGCGGCGCCCGCCTCCTTCGTCTCGCTCATCAGCGACAACTGGCAGACCAACTTCACCTGGCTCGGCGACGGCGCCTTCCCCGACGCCGAGCGGCAGAAGCTGCGCACCATCGTGGGGCAGGCGCACGCGGCCGGGCAGACCGTACGGTTCTGGAACACCCCGGACGTGGCGGGCCCAGCCCGGGACGCGCTGTGGGGCGAACTGTTCGCCGCCGGTGTGGACTTCCTCAACACCGACGACCTCGCCGGTCTGGAAGCGTTCCTGGACGCCCGCCGCACGGTGTGA
- a CDS encoding sensor histidine kinase: MTVGEEVRARPVPVRLRRAVGALLRPGGQLPRPTGRQRLADAALALVLTFGSVQYAWGDGYDEAHRYRMTDLVILVFLASASLAWRRRYPLAVLWIVTVATALTPDDVARLTFYACVVAAYSAAAYSPHRLPTLTGLAVAVAVISRSGRVGPPDPYVYVAPTVPTQYVPLFISVPIVVAAIGLRTWKLRAAETRTRLTAVQSARAEELRRAVEHERARIARELHDVVTHNVSVMLIQAGAARTIMDRSPERAREALLAVEAGGRAAMGELRDVMGLLTTDLDPDPVEPDDLAPQPGLARLEALIGRMRGAGVPVELTVSGSPRPLAAGIELAAYRVVQEALTNTVKHASGADASVQVSYGDDELHVEVTDTGGRPGPAAATGNGRGLIGLRERLAVYGGTLRTGPRPLGGYRVRALIPLEDA, encoded by the coding sequence GTGACGGTGGGAGAGGAAGTCCGGGCCCGGCCGGTCCCGGTCCGGCTGCGCCGAGCGGTCGGCGCGCTGCTGCGTCCCGGTGGTCAACTGCCGCGCCCCACAGGGCGACAGCGGCTCGCCGACGCCGCGCTCGCGCTCGTCCTCACCTTCGGTTCGGTGCAGTACGCGTGGGGCGACGGCTACGACGAGGCCCACCGGTACCGCATGACCGACCTCGTGATCCTGGTGTTCCTGGCCTCGGCGTCGCTCGCGTGGCGGCGCCGCTACCCCCTCGCCGTCCTGTGGATCGTGACGGTCGCGACGGCACTGACCCCGGACGACGTCGCCCGGCTCACCTTCTACGCCTGCGTCGTCGCCGCCTACAGCGCGGCGGCCTACAGCCCCCACCGCCTGCCGACCCTGACCGGCCTCGCCGTGGCGGTCGCCGTCATCAGCAGATCCGGCCGGGTCGGCCCGCCCGACCCGTACGTCTACGTCGCCCCGACCGTGCCCACCCAGTACGTCCCCCTGTTCATCTCGGTGCCGATCGTCGTGGCCGCCATCGGACTGCGCACCTGGAAACTCCGGGCGGCCGAGACCCGCACCCGGCTCACGGCGGTGCAGAGCGCCCGGGCGGAGGAGCTGCGTCGGGCCGTGGAACACGAACGCGCCCGGATAGCACGGGAGTTGCACGACGTGGTCACGCACAATGTCAGCGTGATGCTCATCCAGGCCGGCGCCGCCCGCACGATCATGGACAGGTCCCCGGAGCGGGCGCGCGAGGCGCTCCTCGCCGTCGAGGCGGGCGGCCGGGCCGCGATGGGGGAGCTGCGCGATGTGATGGGCCTGCTCACCACGGACCTGGACCCGGACCCCGTCGAGCCGGACGACCTGGCTCCGCAACCGGGTCTTGCGCGCCTGGAGGCGCTGATCGGCCGGATGCGTGGCGCGGGCGTACCGGTCGAACTGACCGTCTCCGGATCGCCCCGCCCCCTTGCCGCCGGAATCGAACTGGCCGCCTACCGCGTGGTCCAGGAGGCCCTGACCAACACCGTCAAGCACGCGTCCGGAGCCGACGCGAGCGTCCAGGTGTCGTACGGCGACGACGAACTCCACGTCGAGGTCACCGACACCGGCGGCCGGCCCGGTCCCGCCGCGGCCACCGGCAACGGCCGCGGCCTGATCGGTCTGCGCGAACGCCTCGCCGTCTACGGCGGCACCCTGCGCACCGGCCCGCGCCCGCTCGGCGGCTACCGGGTGCGGGCCCTGATCCCCCTGGAGGACGCGTGA
- a CDS encoding response regulator transcription factor, giving the protein MNRAPRVVVADDQALVRTGFRLILDAHGIEVVAEATDGAEAVDAVRRTRPDVVLMDIRMPDMDGLEATRRILAGAGDAPRVVMLTTFDLDHYVYAALAAGASGFLLKDVTPEHLVAAVRTVRAGDALLAPAITRRLVERFARRTPETASLHRDLAALTPRELDVLRLLAQGLSNAELATGLHLSEATVKTHVSHILAKLSLRDRAQAVVVAYETGLVSPGASEDTGAGTTRAGGRGRG; this is encoded by the coding sequence GTGAACCGCGCCCCGCGCGTCGTGGTCGCCGACGACCAAGCCCTCGTGCGCACCGGCTTCCGGCTGATCCTCGACGCCCACGGCATCGAGGTGGTCGCCGAGGCCACCGACGGCGCCGAAGCGGTCGACGCGGTCCGGCGCACCCGGCCCGACGTGGTGCTGATGGACATCCGGATGCCCGACATGGACGGCCTGGAGGCGACCCGGCGCATCCTGGCGGGTGCCGGGGACGCCCCGCGCGTGGTCATGCTGACCACGTTCGACCTCGACCACTACGTCTACGCGGCGCTGGCCGCCGGAGCCAGCGGGTTCCTGCTCAAGGACGTCACGCCGGAGCACCTCGTCGCCGCGGTCCGCACGGTCCGTGCCGGTGACGCGCTGCTCGCCCCCGCGATCACCCGCCGCCTGGTCGAACGCTTCGCCCGCCGGACCCCGGAGACGGCCTCGCTCCACCGCGACCTGGCCGCCCTCACACCCCGCGAACTGGACGTCCTGCGCCTGCTCGCCCAAGGCCTGAGCAACGCCGAACTGGCCACCGGGCTCCACCTCTCCGAGGCCACGGTCAAGACCCACGTCTCCCACATCCTCGCCAAGCTCTCCCTGCGCGACCGGGCCCAGGCGGTCGTCGTGGCGTACGAGACCGGACTCGTCAGCCCCGGCGCGTCCGAGGACACCGGTGCGGGGACGACGCGCGCGGGTGGCCGCGGCCGCGGGTGA
- a CDS encoding peptidylprolyl isomerase → MSNVYFDITIDGAPAGRIVFNLFDDVVPKTARNFRELATGQNGYGYAGSGFHRVIPQFMLQGGDFTNHNGTGGKSIYGEKFADENFTLKHDRPYLLSMANAGRNTNGSQFFVTTVVTSWLDGKHVVFGEAVEGTEIIDKIESLGSQSGATKAKIEIAASGVVES, encoded by the coding sequence ATGAGTAACGTCTACTTCGACATCACCATCGACGGCGCCCCCGCGGGCCGCATCGTCTTCAACCTCTTCGACGATGTCGTCCCGAAGACCGCCCGGAACTTCCGCGAGCTGGCCACCGGGCAGAACGGCTACGGCTACGCGGGCTCGGGCTTCCACCGTGTCATCCCGCAGTTCATGCTGCAGGGCGGCGACTTCACCAACCACAACGGCACCGGTGGCAAGAGCATCTACGGTGAGAAGTTCGCCGACGAGAACTTCACCCTGAAGCACGACCGCCCGTACCTGCTGTCGATGGCGAACGCCGGCCGCAACACCAACGGCTCGCAGTTCTTCGTCACCACCGTCGTCACCTCGTGGCTCGACGGCAAGCACGTCGTCTTCGGCGAGGCCGTCGAGGGCACGGAGATCATCGACAAGATCGAGTCCCTGGGCTCGCAGTCGGGCGCCACCAAGGCCAAGATCGAGATCGCCGCGTCCGGCGTCGTCGAGAGCTGA
- a CDS encoding MFS transporter — protein MHDTPKSDAEAAERHSGVRRAFVASLTGTALEWYDFAVYSAAAALVFGDLFFPSEDPLTGTLLAFSTYAVGYLSRPLGGFVFGRLGDVIGRKKVLIATLVLIGVATFLIGLLPAYGTIGVAAPIALVVLRFAQGVGVGGEWGGAVLLSSEFGDPRRRGFYASAAQVGPPAGNLLANGVLAALGALLTEAQFESWGWRVAFLLSGVLVGFGLWIRAKLEETPVFKAMEAEQSRPQTPVREVFTTQPRALTAAILCRVGPDVLYAMFTVFVLTYATRELGMSRGSALAAVLIGSSVQIFLMPLAGALSDRVNRRLLYGISAVAAAVWPFVFFPMAAGGSWPPLAAGVLVALVIHCCLYGPQAAFIAEQFSPRLRYTGSSLAYTLAGIIGGAIAPLLFTTLLSAYESWVPLALYIALASAISLVGVLLGRDPEAAVEEDAQLAAPRTPAAADLPLPR, from the coding sequence CACCGGCACGGCCCTGGAGTGGTACGACTTCGCCGTCTACTCGGCGGCGGCCGCCCTGGTCTTCGGCGATCTGTTCTTCCCCTCCGAGGACCCGCTCACCGGCACGCTCCTGGCGTTCTCCACCTACGCGGTCGGCTACCTCTCCCGTCCCCTCGGCGGCTTCGTCTTCGGCCGGCTCGGTGACGTGATCGGCCGCAAGAAGGTGCTGATCGCCACCCTCGTCCTGATCGGCGTGGCCACCTTCCTGATCGGCCTGCTGCCCGCCTACGGCACGATCGGCGTCGCCGCGCCGATCGCGCTGGTCGTGCTCCGCTTCGCCCAGGGCGTCGGCGTCGGCGGGGAGTGGGGCGGCGCCGTACTGCTGTCCAGCGAGTTCGGCGACCCGCGCCGCCGGGGCTTCTACGCCTCCGCCGCGCAGGTGGGCCCGCCCGCGGGCAACCTGCTCGCCAACGGTGTGCTGGCCGCCCTCGGCGCGCTGCTGACCGAGGCGCAGTTCGAGTCGTGGGGCTGGCGGGTGGCGTTCCTGCTGTCCGGCGTCCTGGTCGGCTTCGGGCTCTGGATCCGCGCCAAGCTGGAGGAGACCCCGGTCTTCAAGGCGATGGAAGCCGAACAGTCCCGCCCCCAGACCCCCGTCCGCGAGGTCTTCACCACCCAGCCCCGCGCCCTGACCGCCGCGATCCTGTGCCGGGTCGGCCCGGACGTGCTGTACGCCATGTTCACCGTCTTCGTCCTGACGTACGCCACCCGGGAACTCGGCATGTCGCGCGGTTCCGCCCTCGCGGCCGTCCTCATCGGCTCCTCGGTCCAGATCTTCCTGATGCCCCTGGCCGGCGCGCTCTCCGACCGCGTCAACAGGCGCCTGCTGTACGGCATTTCAGCGGTGGCCGCCGCCGTGTGGCCGTTCGTGTTCTTCCCGATGGCGGCCGGCGGTTCCTGGCCGCCGCTCGCCGCCGGCGTCCTCGTGGCCCTCGTCATCCACTGCTGTCTCTACGGCCCGCAGGCCGCCTTCATCGCCGAGCAGTTCTCGCCACGGCTGCGCTACACCGGCTCCTCGCTCGCCTACACCCTGGCCGGGATCATCGGCGGCGCCATCGCCCCGCTGCTGTTCACCACCCTGCTGAGTGCCTACGAAAGCTGGGTACCACTGGCCCTGTACATCGCCCTCGCCTCCGCGATCTCCCTGGTGGGCGTCCTCCTGGGCCGCGACCCCGAGGCCGCCGTCGAGGAGGACGCACAGCTCGCCGCGCCGAGGACCCCGGCCGCGGCGGACCTCCCCCTGCCCCGCTGA
- a CDS encoding phosphodiester glycosidase family protein: MTHRQKPFRASRSVLTYLTALGALAGAALAGAAPAGAVPDSTRLAPGVTYRQFDITAAKGVTHAHVVVVDLRSSHVRVNLLYPGAVAARLPVSRLADSAGAVAGVNGDFFNITETQHPGVEATGSTDGPAIASGVALKAAVPDGQRFGPALPPGTNTRDVLGVGVDRVARLDRLTLSGSVSTPQGRLTLGGFNQYALPENSIGAFTTQWGSVSRVRTTCGTDTNRAGACSADTYEVTVRGGRVVSSANTPGSGAIAAGTTVLVGREAGAQRLRKLFAGERAQVRHRLVASRSGVAYSFALGGYPVLRGGRPLTGLDDTTSAVRTAVGIADGGHRLVLFATDGAVAYRSGLTIAEVAAQMRKLGSVDAFSLDGGGSTTLVARAPGASAVTVRNHPSGGAERPVPNGIGVFSTG, encoded by the coding sequence GTGACGCACCGTCAAAAGCCTTTCAGAGCAAGCAGATCCGTACTCACCTATCTCACTGCACTCGGCGCGCTGGCCGGTGCGGCCCTGGCGGGGGCGGCACCGGCCGGCGCCGTGCCGGACAGCACGCGGCTCGCGCCGGGCGTCACCTACCGGCAGTTCGACATCACGGCGGCCAAGGGGGTGACCCACGCCCATGTGGTCGTCGTGGACCTGCGCAGCTCCCATGTGCGCGTCAACCTGCTGTACCCGGGTGCGGTGGCGGCCCGGCTGCCCGTCTCCCGGTTGGCCGACTCGGCGGGTGCCGTCGCGGGCGTCAACGGTGACTTCTTCAACATCACCGAGACTCAGCACCCGGGCGTCGAGGCCACCGGCTCCACCGACGGACCGGCGATCGCGAGCGGTGTCGCGCTCAAGGCGGCGGTACCGGACGGCCAGCGCTTCGGCCCCGCGCTGCCGCCCGGCACGAACACACGGGACGTGCTCGGGGTGGGTGTCGACCGGGTGGCCCGGCTGGACCGCCTCACCCTCAGCGGGTCGGTCAGCACCCCGCAGGGGCGGCTGACGCTCGGCGGGTTCAATCAGTACGCGCTGCCGGAGAACTCCATCGGTGCGTTCACCACACAGTGGGGCAGCGTCTCCCGGGTGCGTACCACCTGCGGCACGGACACGAACCGGGCCGGCGCCTGTAGTGCGGACACCTATGAGGTGACCGTCCGCGGCGGCCGGGTCGTGTCGTCCGCCAACACCCCCGGCAGTGGTGCCATCGCCGCCGGCACCACCGTCCTCGTCGGCCGTGAGGCGGGCGCACAGCGACTGCGGAAGCTGTTCGCCGGCGAGCGGGCGCAGGTGCGGCACCGACTGGTGGCGTCGAGGTCGGGGGTCGCGTACAGCTTCGCCCTCGGCGGCTACCCGGTGCTGCGCGGCGGCCGGCCGCTGACCGGTCTCGACGACACGACCTCGGCCGTGCGCACCGCCGTGGGGATCGCCGACGGCGGCCACCGGCTGGTGCTGTTCGCGACGGACGGCGCGGTCGCCTACCGCAGCGGTCTGACGATCGCCGAAGTCGCCGCCCAGATGCGCAAGTTGGGCTCGGTCGACGCCTTCAGCCTGGACGGCGGCGGCTCGACGACCCTGGTCGCCCGCGCACCCGGCGCGAGCGCCGTCACGGTACGGAACCATCCCAGCGGCGGCGCCGAGCGTCCCGTACCGAACGGCATCGGGGTCTTCTCAACCGGCTGA
- a CDS encoding DUF779 domain-containing protein — protein MDDTTPRVELTPAAADLLRQLHAQHGPLMFHQSGGCCDGSAPMCYPEGEFRTGGSDVLLAELAVDGVPEPVTFWISRSQYEVWSHTRLIVDVVAGRGSGFSLEAPEGVRFLTRSRVVGA, from the coding sequence ATGGACGACACCACCCCGCGCGTCGAACTCACCCCCGCCGCGGCCGATCTGCTGCGTCAACTGCACGCACAGCACGGCCCGTTGATGTTCCACCAGTCCGGCGGCTGCTGCGACGGCAGCGCGCCCATGTGTTATCCGGAGGGCGAGTTCCGCACCGGTGGCTCGGACGTCCTGCTCGCCGAGCTGGCGGTCGACGGCGTGCCGGAGCCCGTGACGTTCTGGATCTCGCGCAGCCAGTACGAGGTGTGGAGCCACACCCGCCTGATCGTGGACGTCGTAGCGGGTCGCGGCAGTGGTTTCTCGCTGGAAGCACCCGAGGGGGTGCGTTTTCTCACTCGTTCCCGTGTAGTCGGCGCCTAG
- a CDS encoding carbon-nitrogen hydrolase family protein, translating to MRIALGQLTTGPDPEKNLRLVEEWTRRATDAGARVVVFPEASMACFGTPLAPLAQPLDGPWADGVREIARSTGTVVVTGMFTPAGQGRVTNTLLATGPGVEESYDKIHLYDAFGFRESEGVAPGSRPAVIDVDGVRLGLATCYDVRFPELFRAHADAGAVGTLLAASWGAGPGKLDQWELLVRARALDATVWVTAVGQADPGTGPGPVPTGIGHSLVVGPDGTVRAALGAEPELLVTDLDVDEVGAVREKTSVLANRRPEVWR from the coding sequence ATGCGGATCGCCCTCGGCCAGCTCACCACCGGCCCCGACCCAGAAAAGAACCTGCGCCTCGTCGAGGAGTGGACGCGCCGCGCCACCGACGCCGGAGCCCGCGTCGTCGTCTTCCCGGAGGCGTCGATGGCCTGCTTCGGCACACCGCTGGCCCCGCTCGCCCAGCCCCTCGACGGACCGTGGGCCGACGGCGTCCGCGAGATCGCCCGGTCGACCGGCACGGTCGTCGTGACCGGCATGTTCACCCCGGCCGGCCAGGGACGGGTGACCAACACCCTGCTGGCCACCGGCCCCGGCGTCGAGGAGTCGTACGACAAGATCCATCTCTACGACGCGTTCGGCTTCCGCGAGTCCGAGGGCGTCGCCCCGGGTTCCCGCCCCGCCGTGATCGACGTGGACGGTGTCCGACTGGGCCTGGCCACCTGCTACGACGTCCGTTTCCCCGAGCTGTTCCGGGCGCACGCCGACGCCGGGGCGGTGGGCACACTGCTGGCGGCCTCCTGGGGTGCCGGCCCCGGCAAGCTCGACCAGTGGGAACTGCTGGTGCGGGCCCGCGCGCTGGACGCCACCGTCTGGGTCACCGCCGTCGGCCAGGCCGATCCCGGCACCGGTCCGGGCCCGGTGCCGACCGGCATCGGGCACAGCCTGGTGGTGGGCCCCGACGGGACCGTACGGGCCGCTCTCGGCGCGGAGCCGGAGCTGTTGGTGACCGACCTGGACGTCGACGAGGTCGGCGCGGTCCGTGAGAAGACATCCGTACTGGCGAACCGGCGGCCGGAGGTGTGGCGATGA
- a CDS encoding acyl-CoA dehydrogenase family protein has protein sequence MTIDEAELRRRTADLLATHPPLETDKTAFLKARFDAGLAWIHYPEGLGGLGAPRALQAVVDAELAAAGAPDNDPRRIGIGLGMAAPTILKYGTEEQKQQFLRPLWVGEEVWCQLFSEPGAGSDLAALGTRAVREGEDWIVNGQKVWTSSAHLARWAILIARTDPDVPKHAGITYFICDMTDPGVEVRPLRQITGEAEFNEVFLTDVRIPDAHRLGEVGDGWRVAQTTLMNERVSIGGMRIPREGGMIGPVSETWRARPELRTHDLHQRLLKLWVEAEVARLSGERLRQQLVAGQPGHEGSGMKLSFARLNQEISGLEVELRGEEGLLYDDWTMRRPELVDFTGRDAGYRYLRSKGNSIEGGTSEVLLNIVAERVLGLPAEPRTDKDVAWKDLAR, from the coding sequence ATGACGATCGACGAAGCTGAACTCAGGCGTCGCACGGCCGATTTGCTGGCCACGCACCCACCGCTGGAGACCGACAAAACCGCCTTCCTCAAGGCGCGCTTCGACGCCGGACTCGCGTGGATCCACTACCCCGAGGGCCTCGGCGGACTCGGTGCCCCGCGCGCTCTCCAGGCCGTCGTGGACGCCGAGTTGGCGGCCGCGGGCGCCCCCGACAACGACCCCCGCCGCATCGGCATCGGCCTCGGCATGGCCGCTCCGACGATCCTGAAGTACGGCACGGAGGAGCAGAAGCAGCAGTTCCTGCGGCCCCTCTGGGTCGGCGAGGAGGTCTGGTGCCAGCTCTTCAGCGAGCCCGGCGCCGGGTCCGACCTGGCCGCGCTCGGCACGCGGGCTGTCCGCGAGGGCGAGGACTGGATCGTCAACGGGCAGAAGGTGTGGACCTCCAGCGCCCACCTCGCCCGGTGGGCCATCCTCATCGCGCGCACCGACCCGGACGTGCCCAAGCACGCGGGCATCACCTACTTCATCTGCGACATGACCGACCCCGGCGTCGAGGTCAGGCCACTGCGCCAGATCACTGGCGAGGCCGAGTTCAACGAGGTCTTCCTCACCGACGTCCGGATCCCCGACGCCCATCGCCTCGGTGAGGTCGGCGACGGCTGGCGGGTCGCGCAGACCACGCTGATGAACGAGCGCGTCTCCATCGGCGGCATGCGCATCCCCCGCGAGGGCGGCATGATCGGCCCGGTCAGCGAAACCTGGCGCGCACGCCCGGAGTTGCGCACCCACGACCTCCACCAGCGCCTCCTCAAGCTCTGGGTGGAGGCCGAGGTCGCCCGGCTCTCCGGTGAGCGGCTGCGCCAGCAGCTCGTGGCGGGCCAGCCCGGCCACGAAGGCTCCGGCATGAAGCTCTCGTTCGCCCGCCTCAACCAGGAGATCAGCGGCCTGGAGGTCGAACTCCGGGGCGAGGAAGGCCTGTTGTACGACGACTGGACCATGCGCCGACCGGAACTGGTGGACTTCACCGGCCGTGACGCCGGCTACCGCTACCTCCGCTCCAAGGGCAACAGCATCGAGGGCGGGACCAGCGAGGTCCTGCTGAACATCGTCGCCGAACGCGTCCTGGGCCTGCCGGCCGAGCCGCGCACCGACAAGGACGTCGCCTGGAAGGACCTCGCCCGATGA
- a CDS encoding acyl-CoA dehydrogenase family protein, protein MTDLLYSEEEEALRAAVRDLLTDHCDAASVIARTESDAPHDLSLWKSLADGMGLAGLLVPEAKGGQGATHREAAVVLEELGRAVAPVPYLTSAVVATEALLACDADDLLAELASGHRIGVLAVSLSVAPGAAHQAVRHENGSLYGELTGIADAAAADVLLVPGADGGLYAVDAGAVTVVPQVSLDLTRPLARVVFDGASARRIGDAEPAVRRALRAGAGLLASEQLGVADWTLTETVRYLKERKQFNRPVGGFQALKHRLAQLWLEVVSLRAAARNAADALATGDDTDVAVAVAQAYAASVAVHAAEEAVQLHGGIGMTWEHPAHLYLKRAKADSIAYGTAGAHRAALAELVDLRAP, encoded by the coding sequence ATGACAGATCTTCTCTACTCGGAGGAGGAAGAGGCGCTGCGCGCCGCCGTCCGGGACCTGCTCACCGACCACTGCGACGCCGCGAGTGTCATCGCGCGCACCGAGTCGGACGCCCCGCACGACCTGTCGCTGTGGAAGTCCCTCGCCGACGGCATGGGCCTGGCCGGCCTCCTGGTGCCCGAGGCGAAGGGCGGCCAGGGCGCCACCCACCGCGAAGCCGCCGTCGTACTGGAGGAGTTGGGCCGCGCCGTCGCGCCCGTCCCGTACCTCACCAGCGCGGTCGTGGCGACCGAGGCGCTCCTCGCGTGCGACGCGGACGACCTCCTCGCCGAGCTGGCCTCGGGCCACAGGATCGGCGTCCTCGCCGTCTCCCTGAGCGTCGCTCCGGGCGCCGCCCACCAGGCCGTACGGCACGAGAACGGTTCCCTCTACGGGGAGTTGACCGGGATCGCCGACGCGGCCGCCGCCGACGTGCTGCTGGTGCCGGGTGCGGACGGCGGGCTGTACGCCGTCGACGCGGGCGCCGTGACCGTCGTACCGCAGGTGTCCCTGGACCTGACCCGGCCGCTGGCGAGGGTTGTCTTCGACGGAGCGTCCGCGCGCCGGATCGGTGACGCCGAGCCCGCCGTGCGACGCGCCCTGCGGGCCGGTGCCGGGCTGCTCGCGTCGGAGCAACTGGGCGTCGCCGACTGGACGTTGACGGAGACGGTCCGGTATCTGAAGGAACGCAAGCAGTTCAACCGGCCCGTCGGCGGGTTCCAGGCGCTCAAGCACCGGCTGGCGCAGTTGTGGCTGGAGGTCGTCAGCCTGCGGGCGGCGGCGCGCAACGCGGCCGATGCTCTCGCGACCGGTGACGACACCGACGTGGCGGTGGCCGTCGCGCAGGCCTACGCGGCGTCCGTCGCCGTCCACGCGGCCGAGGAGGCCGTGCAGTTGCACGGCGGCATCGGCATGACGTGGGAGCACCCCGCCCACCTCTACCTGAAGCGGGCCAAGGCCGACTCGATCGCCTACGGCACGGCGGGCGCCCACCGTGCGGCGCTGGCCGAACTCGTCGACCTGCGAGCGCCCTGA
- a CDS encoding GntR family transcriptional regulator translates to MASGREKAYAYLKDTVLTDPAMQGAFLSEQDLADRIGVSRTPIREALLMLAAEDLVELVPKRGARVAPLTGREVRELMELRGMAERYAAERLVAADRVPVEELRALLERQRALTGAEETREFIAVDHRFHASLVSAVGNTLLDRHYDGLRSRQVRAGVVAVFNQQGRQKAVLDEHEAIVDALAAGDARAACAAIDHHLESTLKVLLDG, encoded by the coding sequence GTGGCGTCCGGTCGGGAGAAGGCCTACGCGTATCTCAAGGACACGGTACTGACGGACCCCGCGATGCAGGGGGCCTTCCTGTCGGAGCAGGACCTCGCCGATCGTATCGGTGTCTCCCGCACCCCCATCCGCGAGGCGCTGCTGATGCTCGCCGCGGAGGACCTGGTCGAACTCGTGCCCAAGCGCGGTGCCCGGGTGGCACCCCTGACGGGACGCGAGGTCCGGGAGCTGATGGAGCTGCGCGGCATGGCCGAGCGGTACGCGGCCGAGCGGCTCGTCGCGGCCGACCGGGTGCCCGTGGAGGAACTGCGCGCGCTGCTGGAACGGCAGCGCGCGCTCACCGGCGCCGAGGAGACCCGGGAGTTCATCGCCGTCGACCACCGCTTCCACGCGTCCCTGGTCTCGGCCGTCGGCAACACCCTGCTGGACCGGCACTACGACGGCCTGCGCAGCCGCCAGGTCCGCGCCGGAGTGGTCGCCGTCTTCAACCAACAGGGCCGGCAGAAGGCGGTGCTCGACGAGCACGAGGCCATCGTGGACGCCCTCGCCGCCGGTGACGCGCGGGCCGCGTGCGCGGCCATCGACCACCACCTGGAGTCGACCCTCAAGGTGCTCCTCGACGGCTGA